Genomic DNA from Elgaria multicarinata webbii isolate HBS135686 ecotype San Diego chromosome 2, rElgMul1.1.pri, whole genome shotgun sequence:
TATCTGTTCTAATATGTGATTAAGCTGGCTTGACCCAACATGTTCCCCATGTTGGTATCCCAAGATCTGCACATATGCCTGTCAGTCACACTCTTTCTTTCAAGGGTGAAGGCAGGAAAGCTTCCCACATATGATCAAATGGAACACTTCCCACCACCCATATGACAAGCTGTCTCAATAGTGAGTTATAACCAGAGAGTTCCAAATATCATTTAAAAGCTTTGAAGAATTTAATTGCTCTTGACAAAGAGAAATCTCTCAAAACTTGTTAGCACACAAGTATATTAGGAATTAAACCCAGCAGTTATCTGCTGTTGTTTtactggggaacctgtggctctccagatgttgttagactacagctctcatcattgctggccaatggccatactgtctggggctaatggaagttggAATCCAACATCAACCACACACCTGGTTTTGTGGCTGTGAGTAATAAGCTTTTCCAGGACTAGCTGTGGTTCATGAGCATGTGCCAAGTTTTGAGTTATTGTGACCCAGTGCTTCTCCCATGTACTGGGAGAAGCAACATCACTCTGTACCAAACCATTTATGTCATTGTTGACCGTAGGTTGGGAATTCAAATAGAGATTGTGGGAGCCACCAAGAAGCCACCCAAGGTCCTGAGACCTCAAAAAGAACCAAGGACCAAGAAGTTGAAGAGTCAACTGCTGATGGTCCACTCAGGCCTGGGCTGGAACATTCAGTGGAGAAATGGGttggggcctggagaagcaggaagaacagCCTGCTGCAGATGGGTTCCCTCCTAAAGCTACATCCCTTTATGGAAAGGGGTGCCCAGCATCCAGCTTCTGGCAAGGAGGTGCAGAAGGCGGATGGTGAATTAGAAGTCAGAGTGGAGAAGCTGAGTAAAGAGCAGCCAGGCAACATCTCTTCCAGCCAGGATCTATATTCCCTGCTTCCTCAGCCTGAACACTGCCTCTGTGGAAAGATGGAGAGGCCTCAACAGGCGGAGGCTGAAAGTGGTGGCGGCAAGCAGAAGGATTTGAGAACGTTGATGTGGGAGCTTGGCACTTTGCAGCTAAAGTTGTCCCAGCAGCAAGAGGAGAGCACATCTCTGAGGCAAGCCCTTTCAGAGGAGAATCGGGCTCTGAAAGAGGAGCTGGCAAAACATGAGGAACAACACAAGGAGAAAATGGCTGAGCAggaaaaacagcagcaggagTTGGCCAAGGTTGTAAAGGCCCTCGGACAGGCAGAACACAAGGTTGCCAACCTGACCAGTGAATGCCGGGAGGCATGGGCCAAGAAAGACGCTGCCGAGAGATCTCTGGAAAAGGCAgaacaaagactgagttctcaAGAGGCAGAGAGGAGAAAGCATCTGGCCAACATTGAGGTCCAAGAACTGAGGCACCAACAGCTGATCTCTCGATATCAGGGGTTGCAGGAGAAACTGAAGGTCTGTGAAGGGAGTCTGGAGAGGTGGGAAACACAAGTATCAGCCCTGAACAGCCAACAGCGCCTGATGGAAACAACTGAGGGGCAGTCTGAAGAAACAAGTTGCAGGGAAGAACATCCATCCATGTTGGAGAGGGGTCTCCTGAGAGAAAAATTAGAGAGGAACCTTGCTGAGATAAAAGTTcttgagaaggagaaggagaaacataTGGAAACTCTGGTGTCTCAGGAGCAAAGCCTGGTGTTTACAAAACTAGAAATTGAGGGCCTTCAGAAGGAGCTGTCGATATATCAAGGGCACATTATTACTCTCCGGAAAACtctggaggagcaggagaagacTCTGAGGGACAGGGAAGAAGCTGTGCAGGGCTTGCAAAGAGACCTCAAGGACCAATCAGCCCAGCTACAGGAAGCGCTGGAAAGAAACACTACATTACAAGCTCAGTTTGCAGAAATGTCCAGCGAGAAGTTTCAGCTTCAAGCCCAAGTTGCTGAAGGGCAGAGCAGGTTTGAAAGAACTTTGCTGGAACTGAGGAGCCAACAGGGAGCTTTTGAAAAGGAGGTGGCCACACTGCAGGAGGAGAGACAGCAGCTCCAAGCCACTCTGCAACAAGCCCTCAGAGAAAAAGAGGACATGGCCAAACAAGCAGAGAGCACAGCTGCAGCCCTGGAAGAAAAGGCCCGAGAGACCACACAGATTAGAGATGAACTGGGGGATTTGAAGGCCACTAGCCAAGCAATACAAAAAGCCTGGCAAAAGGAAAGTGAAATGGTAGCCTCAGCCTTAAGAGAGGAGCGTCTGCAGCTGAGAAACCGAGTGGAGCAACTGGAGCAGGAAAAAACACAAGCCACTAACGTAGCAAAGAAGCTGAGTGAAGAGTTAGAACAGTGCTGGGAATGCCCCATAGAGGAAGGTGCTCCTTCTGTCACTGTGCTAGATCTAGCTTACGAGGAAGGCAAGGGCCTAGGCAAAGAGAGTGGCAGCATCGCTGAAGGAAATGACCATGGAGTGTCAAGGTCACAGCAGATGGGCAAAGAGGTCTTCCAAGCTGATGTGCTGCGAGATTGGGAAAGACCCATCAAGAAGGGGACCAGCGCCAAGCATAGAACTGACGCTCCAGGGAAGGTAAGAGCCTGTTGTTCCATGTTTTGCTCGATGAGATATGATAGCTGGGAAAATAAGGTACAGCTGATCCTGAGCACAGCTCCATATGCAGATACCTTCTGAAACTAGCATTCATGTTCTCTAGTGGAAAAAGATCTAGAGCAGGTGTATGCCATGAACCCAAAATGGAAGGAACTGTCATGTCACTTCCGAAGGAGCCCTGGCTATTAGAACCTTTTGAGATCATCTTCTTTGTTAGATATCGCTATCCCATCCTGCCCACCCCCTACAAAACGCTGATTCCCAGGAAGGAAGCCATGGCAATTACAGTAGTTTTTATTTGTAGAAAAACATGTATGATGAGTCAGAACTAGAAAGGTCGAGTCTTTCTTTATGCACAGAGATTGCAGAGCAAAGATCCACCTCAGAGGTAGAAGGTGGagaggttgttttgtttttactataagACTAACCTAAGGACATAGAGATGCAATAATGGAGATATTTTATGACTCTAAGGGCAGCCATAATTCTCCTCGTAGATTCTGGATCTGGAAGAAAAGACTCATGGGACACATTTAAGCTCCTCCAGCAGGGAGAAGGGGGATTTGAGTGGGAAGCAAACAGCAGTTTTGTGAAGGAAGGCATTTTAAGGATgccttaaattaaattaaatacctTAGACCAAGTATTGGCCTAGATAAGCATCAAAATTAATTTTGATATGCACAATCTGAATTCAATTTCATACATTTTGAATGTAAAAATCTAACTTTGACATTTGAGTTTCATATTCCAGAAATTGGATTCTAATTTAGAGTAAATCCACCTTTTGTTATATAACTCAGATTTTAGTCAAGTATTGTACCTTAATTCTCAAAGGTTGAGTTTCAATGCCCAATCCTGGAAACTGAAGGTAACATTTGGATATATTTTCCCCTTCAAATTTAAATCTCCTAATTTTAATTTGGGAAGATTAAATCAAACTCTTAAATCAAAAGCTTCATATTTCTGTAGCATCACCTTGAGGAAGAAACAATGTAGGAGTCAAGAGCAAAAGAATATTAcaaaaataatactttaaaaaacagtTAGGTTTGCTATCACATCTAAACAGAATCAAACACTTaaacttttaacttttgtgaactgcccagagagcttcagctgttgggcggtatagaaatgcaataaataaataaaacaaaattgaagCTGCTATCCTGGGGTTCTTGAGAGGACATCCCAGAGGCCATGGAATTTAGCAGAACTTCCCAGAGCAGGGAGCCtttgagtggagaaggaagtctcCTCTGTACAATGGTGGGAAGGCCCACCATAATGTTTTCTCACTCCAATGGCAGAGAAGACAAAAAATCTGGAGGAGGTGTAGttcactggtagagcacatgcattcCATGCAAAAGGTTGCAGGTTCACTTTCTGGCTTTTCCAGGTCGAGCTGTGGGGAGGAGagctgaaaacctggagagctgcttctcaTCAgtgaacaatactgggctggaaggaccaatggtctaactcagcattaggcagctttctatgttacTAAAAAATCCAGAGGCAGATCAGGGGGCGGTTTTGGATctactgggccggatctacactactgctttaaagcgctttataacagttttatagtgctttaaagcagttaaagcgctttataactgttataaagtgctttaaagcagtagtgtagatccttccctggATTCAAAGCCCTTCCATTCCCCTAATATGCCTCAGGAATGGGGTAGAGGGAACTATGGGTCTTTCTACATGtaagggtatagagggagggtTGGGGGCAATCCCGGATTTagctgcttccaggattgtctcTGTGTGTCTTCACGGAAGCACGATGTCCCAGATGAGAGGagggacgtcgcgcccgccacgcccgccaattattttttaaaaaacaaacaaaccagaagccggagcacacttgcactccagcgcaaaagtacgtacccaaaaaaaagccctgaccctgctccccaccccacccccaatggtccTGGACTTCCCCCTAtctcagctccttccctctgctgacccccactgcttgtggggaggagggaagaagctggtgcaggtgcccacacctcccacggtcctctggattgtcccgggaccgcAGGTTAAACTGGGTTAACTgcggtctcagttatcctgggcaaatggagggatcatccctccctgctcctgggatcccctgtgcatcatttggaggcatggggacacttggctcagcaatactacaaatgagaaagctcttggaattggtgtagatcacaagctgaatatgagccaacagtgcgatatggctgcaagaaaggcaaatgctattttgggctgcattaatagaagtatagcttccaaatcacgtgaggtactggttcctctctattcggccctggttaggcctcatctagagtattgcgtccagttctgggctccacaattcaagaaggacgcagacaagctggagcgtgttcagaagagggcaacgaggatgatcagaggtctagaaacaaagccctatgaagagagattgaaagaactgggcatgtttagcctggagaagagaagattgaggggagacatgatagcactcttcaaatacttaaaaggttgtcacacagaggagggccaggatctcttctcgattctcccagagtgcaggacacggaataacgggctcaagttaaaggaagccagattccggctggacatcaggaaaaacttcctgactgttagagcagtgcgacagtggaatcagctacttagggaggttgtgggctctcccacactagaggcattcaagaggcagctggacaacgatctgtcagggatgctttagggtggattcctgcattgagcagggggttggactcgatggccttgtaggccccttccaactctgctattctatgattctatgattctatgatccctggggaaaaggCCAACTATGCCAGgtctggagctggagctggagcactTTATTTCCCTCCCATTCAGAGTAATAGGAagaggacatttttttaaaaaaaaaaaagaagtccaaaaaataaaaggaaaaaagctgTCCATCGTTGCCACCTTCTGCCCTGCCAGCACAGGCCCAGCAGGACATAGGAAGCGGTGGCTCATCCACCAGttcttctccctcctcttcccccattgGGTTGCTCTGCAGGCTTGCATAGATCAGGACTCATGATAATGAGTTTCTTTACAtgaggctgcaatcatatgctCCCTGGAAGTAAGCCAAGGTCTCTTAAGTATCTGCAGTGGGACCGGTGCCATTTAACTTAATCAGGAATGACCCACGGTCAAGGGTGAACAGGGAGGGAGCCAAGTTGGCAGATGGCACCGAGTTCTTCAGAAAAGTGAAAACCCAAAACATCTGTCACGAGCTCCTAAAGGATTTCCCCAAACTGAGTGAACAGGCAACAAAACGGCAAATATGGTTCAATACAAGTAAAGTGGTGCACACTGGGGCAACAATAATTCCAACCACGTATGCTCAgattataatttataatttacaatgtgcattgattgattgattgattgattgactgcactTTTAAACCACCAATATCCCAAGTTCTCTGggtacaataaattaaaaacataaaatacaaacaataaaacaatagataaaaacatggtgctttacagacaACAAGAGGCCAAGATTTGCTCACGGAGCTTAACATCTACCAGGAATCATTAAGAACTAAATTGTATCATAACTCCTCTATTATATCAGCCTCTGCCAATCAACCTGggtccctctagatgttttgcactaccactcccatcacccccacctGTGTGTCTGatagtcaggggtgatgggagctgtagtccaaaacgtctggagggggAGGCTGCTTCTATAAATCTGCAGTAGAGCTGGCTACATTTGCAATACTGAGTATAGTTCTGGTTGCAACAGCTCaggaaagatattgtagagccaGGAAAGGTGCAGGGAAGGAAATGTGGGATAGGACTTCCAGTACCTATTAGCCATGGCTGTTCAGCGGGACCATCTGGTTCAGAGGGAGTGTGCTTCTACATGCCAGTTATTTAAGGGCAAACGACATCAGAGAGCTATGGCTTTCATTCTTGGGGGCTTCTctgaagcaggatgctggactagagggacctttggcctgatccagcgaggctcttcttacattcttcagGGTTTTCTATACCAGGCCTACAggagggatggggaacttgtACAGGGCAAAAGGCAGCTAAGTGGTCCTGGAGTTTGGCACTGTGAAACCAGTGGCATTTTCTGGAAGAATGCTCTCACAGCGCTGTATTTTGCTGCCAAAGCCTTGAAGAACTGCAGGATTGCAGGCCTTGATAAGGGACAGTGCATGGTCTTCTCTGACTGCAAGCCACTGATTTTCTGCtgtacttccccccaccccttttcctgacTTCCCGCAGTGTCTAACTATGCACCTCAACAAAATGACAGGGGATGTTCAGCAGGCGAAGCAAATGCTGGTGGCCAAGGAGAGAACAACCAAACGCCTCATGGAGCAGCTGAGCCGGTGAGGACATGAATCTATTACATTTAGTGTTATGTTTAgggaaagggctgcagctcagcagTAGAACAAGTGCTTGGTGTGCAGAAGACTCCCAGATTCAACccccagcaactccaggtagagctgggaagcTCTCCTGTCTCAAATCCTAGAGATGCGTTgctaattcagttttggagaggctttcaggggctgcattccagtgatgggtaggGCCAAAGGAAAacgggtggggccaaaggaaaaagagtCAGGATcaaaattgctaaaaaaaaaaaaaaaaagcctattttcagtggaggctggtggctccaatttcagtgaggttgtaaatccatcctgggtttctgtcagaactggCCAGAATGCTAACGAAGCTTtctgaggtgctgaacctagtttggggtagtgttcagcacctttgatagctcctttagcattctggctggttctgccagaaactcagaatggatgcacagccccaccgaaatcagagccaccatgaAGAGCGGGATAACATCCCAGGACAGTGTGCCAGTGAGTGCGGGTGAAAGAAGGGGCACTTGACTCTTTCTATATAGTTACTGTTGACTCTTTCTGTATAGTCACTGTTTGACCAGTTGTAATGGGATTGATCCTGATGCACTGTGCCCAAAGATCATGGTGATGAGCACCAGGTAGCCTAGAGCACTAGGAGGAACCCCACAagtcagagatttatttatttatttatttatttatttatttatttatttattacatttttataccgcccaatagccgaagctctctgggcggttcacacacaaaaaagagatATCTAGTGCTACATGCTTGAACCGGTTTAACAATAATTTCCTCTTCCTTGTAAACTTGGGGGTTTATagtttggtggtggtgaagaggaggtaATTCTAATAGCACTATACAcaactgcaattcccagaattctttggaagaagccaggacagttAGTGctataaaaaatgaaatgtgtcAGCAATGTACTGTGTGTAGAAGGGCTTAAAtagttcccctccctcctgcttaggTCTCAGCAGGAAAAAGAGCAATTGCAACTTTTGCTGGAGAAAAGCCACCAAGACTCAAAGGAAATGGAGAAGAAGTACAAAGGGGAGTTGTCGGAACAGGGGGAACTCATCTGCAATATGAAAGGAAAGCTGCTGGAATTACTACGGTGAGTAAAGGGAGTCCAAGAGGAACAGGGGAGAAAGGGAGTATTGTTCTCCCATGTTGCTGGCTTCAAAAACTCCTACTTGGAGAtggaccaccaccacctcaaagTTCAAAGCACACTAGATAAGATAGACTCAGCAGGACTCTATCTTACATTGCTACTAACCCATCTCCCTTATTCCTCTCGTAGGCTCTTCAGATGTATCTGAAGTAATGGCCAGTGGCGTAGTGGTAAATTTGCAAGTGCAGCCACTCATCAtggcagtccccatagccacacccccaaagaGTGTTCAAAGAGGCTGACACCTGCATTGATCCAGCTCtaacagttttcatctccaccagcagcaggtcttttgtaaagcaaatgggtcttaattgcccattcaagaccaagactGTGTTTGTTACAACAGGgctagctcacaacaatatactgCTCCTGagaaaatccaccccaccccgccctgcaCCCCCACTCCCAGCTACTATGAGGATTATTGTGAGCTAAGCTTAGagagaacagggaagcctgaggaGGATGCCAGATGATGTTATtattgtccctgctaataaaaaggcTCCCAACACTGGTAGCAGCTCGTGGAAGTTGTAGAAAAAGGGCACTGAGCAACTGTGAAAGGTGACAGCTTAACCTGGAACCAGCTGCTTGTGCCCGCTGGCTCAGCACAAGGTTGTCAAATGTGTGCTGCAAACATTACCAAAGAACAGAGGCCAGCAGTCCTCTAACGTTTCAAACCTCTCAGAATTGACCACGGCGAAGATAAAGAGCAATTGTTCAGCCCTAATATCACTTGATGGTGATTTCAAGAAGCAATGGAATCAAGTAAGCTGCAGAAAAAGGAGATGTCGTCAATTCAATCACAGAGAAAACTTTCCAATTAGGCATTGCAAGAAACTAAATATAAATTGGGAAATAAAATGTCGCTTAGAGGAAATGTACAGTCACCTTCCTTGTCATCCAAACCCGGCACACAGCACAGCGGGGGCGGCTTTGCATCCACGCAACAACCTCTACTGCAACTTCATGGGTTGTCGGGTGGGTTTGAAGCCAGGCTGCCAGCCCACACCGGGTTGACACAACATGGCAAACCATGCTGCAGgatgggtaattatgtaaacaatggGCACATACGGCACACAcagtggggggaggtgggggaccACCCACAAAGTCTTCTTTTCCCCATGATCATCAGAACCTGGTTATTCTAAAGAGTTTGCACTTTGACTCAGACTAGTGATTGTTAGCTGCTTGTAGGACTAAGAAAACAATGCTCTTCCTTTGCTctctgacctcctcctcctccccctcctctagAGAGAAGGATGCCCTGTGGCAAAAAACAGAAGGCATTGCCTCCCCAGCTGTGTGGTCAGCTCCTCAGAACCCTGGTGGGTGTGTCCAGTGCAAAAAGGATTTTAGGCTCATGTCACGCCGATACCAGTGCAGGTAATGTGTCCAGGTGTTTGTTGGTTTGGAGGAGCAGGTGCATTTGAGGGAGCGCctttccttatatatgcctgcctgagacttgagatctgttggaggagcccttctccatatcccaccagcacaacacattcactatgatgggacaagggagagggctttctctgtcgtggcaccctgactgtggaatgccctccccttggaggcccgactggtgccaacggtgattttaacaaagcctttaatggttaaattcactaagatggcacattgttctaactgttttaattgttttactgcttttaaattatatattgttttaacttagttcatgatttaatgtgtttttagctgtgtatattttctgttttatactgtatgtttttatctgtacgccgccctgagatcttaatgatatagggcaggatataaataaataaataaatatggagaaaTGGGGCAACGGGATCAGAACAATTGCCAGGGCTTCCATTTCAGGGAGAAaactcctccctttccccccttacaTTGGATTCTGCTGCATATGGGAAGAGAGAATCAGCTGGGAAGCCAATACCATCTGGGGAGCAGGTTGCTATTCTCTGTTGTCAGCCTGACGCCCAAAGGAAATGACATATCACAGCATCAAATGACTGAACACACCACGTCCAGAATGCCCCTCTGCATGTGAAGACCTCAAGGTAGAGGTGTGATTGCTcagtaaaagcttcatctgggGGCGGTGGTCTATACGGCACTGCTGGGTCAGAACGAAGTCCAGCGAAGtacaggaatgcagggcaggtaGTGGGCTTGATTAGCCAAATGGCCACAGTGCCACAGTTTTTCTGGCCATGTAGAAAAACTcctgccatctttatttattgcactcacctcgcagcagcgatgctgtgggCTTTGAGGGAATTGGCTGCAAGGTAGCATCGTATAGACGctcccttaggctgcaatcccacttATCTCAAAGTATCCCACTAAAATCAACAGGACTCCACTTTCAAGGCCAAAAAAAGACATTTCTTTGAATCCGTATTTAGCAGCGCcatctttttttgcatttttattctagagtaggtgcagggtgcCTGATCTAGATCAGAACCCAAACTGGGGCAAGGGGACTTTAACCTTTCTTGCCCACCGCTATGGTCCCAGTGCAAATTGGGGAGTCCCATGCCTTCTCTAGAGTCAAcgtgaagagagaaaaaagactgctagatatggatttaaactCATGGCTGTTTTGgtcctgagtagatatgtataggatgaCACTGTCAATAACtcagacatttttcctgatgggAAGTTACTGGAATGTTTTCTCTAATGGGGCAAATAGCTTTGTGGCTGGATAGGTGGCAAAATTTACATCAGGTGGGGTGGGAGTTGACTATACAATGCCACTTGGTAGCAGATTCCCTGAAAACCCCACAGCGTTGTTGCTGCAAGGCAGGAATGATACATtttgatggcaggagggagtaaAGGCTATCTGCCAGAAAAACTACAGTGGTAATGACCATTTGGCTCAgcaaccccccctgccccccctgcaCTGTGTTCCCACACTTACCCTGGACTTGGATCCACCCCTAGTAATGCCCACTGGTTCAACCCAAACCAAGGCCACCACCGACAGACAGAAAACAATGTGATGATGTTGGAGCAACTAAGAAAATCACGGTAAATCATCACTGCAAAAAAgcaccattttggggggaaagcctggtgtggctgcaagttggcgactgcatcatataaacaacacagcaccagtgtgcagccatgatggggtaAATAGGCCACAAAGACCCCCCCCCCTGGAAAACCAAGCCAGGGGGAAATGTTAACCCCTCCCCACTTCCAGTGCTTATAGTCGTATTTGttgttgcggggtggggggtggggaggtgcatAGCTTCTTCTATTTAAAGAGATGGATGATCTGATCGGGGATCTTCAACGTCTTTCCTATTTTGGtccagctgttgttgctgctgcactgcGCTAATTCTACAGCTGGGAAGGTTAGTTGGAGGCTCTTTGCCAGTAAACAGCAGCTGCAGAAAAGGGAAGTCCAGACTTAAAATAAGACATTGAGGTTTTCAGAAGAGGGGAGGGTGTTAAGAGCTGAACCGAAGTGGGAAATATCTCATGAGGAGGCACAGGCTGGGTTCCTTTTATCCTGTAATCACTGTGTCTCAAGCATGGGATTTTAGCAGGGTTCAAATTATGTTGCCTTTCATTGGCCACCCTCCCCTGTTACTGAAAAAAGGCCCTTGTTCATAGGGTCAAGTGGGAAACCCAAGGGCTGCATGAATTAAAAGTAAGGAGAGGGAGAGCCCCAGCATACTCAGGAACTCTTTTCTCACTTCAGTTATTGCTGAAGACAACTGAATGCCTTGTTAGATGGAAGCTGCTAATGTACATGAAAACCAACTGTGTGTGCAGTCAGGGCTGCTGCTGTAGCGTTAATCACTTTCCAGCTTCCATCGATGAGACAAGCTACTTCCGAAACAATATTATTTTTGTCAGCTTTTGGAAGTGGTGGCTGGGGAAACTACAGAGAGAGCTCTGATAATACCTTTGGTTTCTTTGGACGTGCAATCTCCTTGGATTGTTGCTGATACCGGAAAAGCTCCATcccacaagcgttttattgcacacttgttactgggcactcacggagtttgctcagctccctcacatgacatctgcctcccatgtgcctttcgacccttctggccttccttgcgtgacaaaaaaatgccctcattaagtccaatgttttttttaaactcagaatcactgctctctcctgctgtgtgcaggagaagcagcggcattagaacagcagactcagtgggccttgtgctcgttctgtacttcctcttttgaaggaggaagtaactgaggaatgaaaacacaggcggagaagcaaaggtagggagcgtgttaacccccaatGTGATGGAGCTTGAAATCTGGGTGAACACAAAAAAATATCTTGTGACATATTATGAATCTCCTGCTTTGTAGGGAAGGATGAGGG
This window encodes:
- the RUFY4 gene encoding RUN and FYVE domain-containing protein 4, with translation MASDRELLRVIKDLKNTIMELHKNYQEQGLPVTDGSRELQQFCAQLEFLLQYDLKDKRNLFGQRKDYWDFLSRVLTRLHSGVHAGMQHIASLDKLKTAVGKGRAFIRYCLVHQQLAETLQLCFMEPQITSEWYYARSPFLARDLWLDILGSLYELEDIAFHLALRRADLDAAWPMVSEALPRCSIPAITHTQVEKTSSEVGNSNRDCGSHQEATQGPETSKRTKDQEVEESTADGPLRPGLEHSVEKWVGAWRSRKNSLLQMGSLLKLHPFMERGAQHPASGKEVQKADGELEVRVEKLSKEQPGNISSSQDLYSLLPQPEHCLCGKMERPQQAEAESGGGKQKDLRTLMWELGTLQLKLSQQQEESTSLRQALSEENRALKEELAKHEEQHKEKMAEQEKQQQELAKVVKALGQAEHKVANLTSECREAWAKKDAAERSLEKAEQRLSSQEAERRKHLANIEVQELRHQQLISRYQGLQEKLKVCEGSLERWETQVSALNSQQRLMETTEGQSEETSCREEHPSMLERGLLREKLERNLAEIKVLEKEKEKHMETLVSQEQSLVFTKLEIEGLQKELSIYQGHIITLRKTLEEQEKTLRDREEAVQGLQRDLKDQSAQLQEALERNTTLQAQFAEMSSEKFQLQAQVAEGQSRFERTLLELRSQQGAFEKEVATLQEERQQLQATLQQALREKEDMAKQAESTAAALEEKARETTQIRDELGDLKATSQAIQKAWQKESEMVASALREERLQLRNRVEQLEQEKTQATNVAKKLSEELEQCWECPIEEGAPSVTVLDLAYEEGKGLGKESGSIAEGNDHGVSRSQQMGKEVFQADVLRDWERPIKKGTSAKHRTDAPGKCLTMHLNKMTGDVQQAKQMLVAKERTTKRLMEQLSRSQQEKEQLQLLLEKSHQDSKEMEKKYKGELSEQGELICNMKGKLLELLRLFRCI